In a genomic window of Thalassotalea piscium:
- a CDS encoding GreA/GreB family elongation factor: MRLVLTELTLPPCTYDPPISLGALVQLDHEVNKWFFITPVGAGFRKTIKQETITFITPQSPLGKSLINKQVGDEVHLLIAKDQLIKEITAIQ; this comes from the coding sequence GTGAGATTGGTATTAACAGAGCTGACATTGCCACCTTGCACTTACGATCCCCCTATTAGTCTTGGCGCATTGGTCCAACTTGATCATGAGGTTAATAAATGGTTCTTCATTACCCCTGTAGGTGCGGGATTTCGTAAGACAATTAAGCAGGAAACAATTACTTTTATAACGCCTCAATCACCTTTAGGTAAATCATTAATTAACAAACAAGTAGGCGATGAAGTTCACCTACTTATCGCAAAAGATCAGCTCATTAAAGAAATAACCGCGATTCAATAA